The window ATACTTACATGATCCTTTTTGTCTTGAAGGAAAATATGAATGCATCATCGATGCTCATTAGTATGAAGGAAAACCCAACAAGTTCACAATATATGGATTGCAATTTTAGTTCAACAGATATTATATATATGCCTCAGATGTCATATGCACAAGATTTACCATCAAAAATGATGATGACACAAAATATTATGTGAGTTATATACTTTTCTCCTCTTTACTAAAAATATCTTTTAGATAATATTGAATTATTTGTGATTCTTACCAAACTATTGATTTATAGTTTGTTTATCTAGATTTTTGAAGTGTATGAATAACCTCCATCTTTAAATTTACTCATTTTGAAGTTTGCCGTACATTTGAcggatgataatgacaagggatacTATGGAATATCTGCTAACATGGATGTGTATGGACACAATCTTAATGTCGGACAACTGTCAGCGGGTGCAATTTGGATTCATAACTGGGAAGGTGATGTTAACAAAAAACTCAATACAATTATTGTTGGTTGGGTGGTAAGTCATCTTTTTTAGTCTTTGAATCTCCATATTATTTTAAACGATGTTGATATGTTTTAGTTTTGTATTTCTTATAATTGACTTATGTTTCTTATACTTATGTAGGTTTGGCCATATCGATTTAATGACTCGCGTACTCACCTTTTTACATTTTGGACAGTATGCTTCTTCCTCTTATTTAAACTTGTGATATATATAGTCCACAAAAAGTGGGTGAATCTTATTATTTTTCTAAGATTTATATTTTGAAGGTAACATGATTTTAGAGAACTTTGAGATAAACTAAGTTGATAGAATGATTGGATAAACTACTTCTCTAGGTGTTCTCAAACAAGCAAAATAATTAGGAGTTGGTTTTGCGTAAATGCTTGACAATGATAATAAAATAATAAGGGGAAACTCAAAGATAGAGGTAGCATTGTCTATACATGGAAGAATTATAATTTTAAGTAATATTCCAAAATAAGAGTTATTTTTAAAAATGAGCGACTAGATATTAGACAATATGGGATGCCATCTAAATGATATGTTTGGAAGTGCAGAAAGATAATCATCGAAGTACAGGGTGTGTCAACCTCGATTGTCCTGGCTTTAAACTCGTGAAGGGGTCCCCCATATCTCCTGGTGATATCATAAGTCCTGTCTCCGGTATCAATAGGAAATGCCAAACGATTACTATTAGAGTGTCCAAGGTACGTTTTATCAATTTTAATTCATTAGGGATGCAGAAGTACTCATTTAATTATTGTCCTATATGTTTGCATGAATAAAATTGTAGGAAAGTTCAAGTGGGGACTGGTGGTTGTACTATGGCATCAACGGTGTCCCAATTCCAGTAGGTTACTTCCCAGCATCACTATTTGACAGCTTATCTACAAAAGCCACTCAAATCTCAATTGGAGGGCATGCTCGAAGTACTAGAAATACTATAGCTCCTCCTATGGGAAGTGGAGCCTTTTCCTCTAACCCTGGTCAAGTTGCATCTATCCATGATATTTGGCTCATCCACAAGGATGGTAGAAGCACCCCAATTGGCAATGATGCACGCAGTAAAGTTACAGATGGCAAGCTCTACTCTGCTTCACCCATAGGAAGAGCTCAATTCTTTTATGGAGGCCTGGGAGGGAAATCTTAGTGAGGTGGATCTGAGGACATATGTAATGCAATGCATGAATAAGAGATTGGAAGAAAATATGCTAGTTCATATAGTTCCTTGGTTGTGCGGCTATCCTTATTGGTTTGATAAAAGTTCGTTGAAATTTGGAAATGCATCACCATATTTAGTATCGGCCGATTTATTACTCATTATAGATGATCTAGACTTGCATATTGTCGGAACCTAGTAAAGATAGCATTTTGGATGTCCATTCCTAATACTCCATAGAATTATTTGGATTTCATATTCACCGATTAACTTTAAAAGTATCTAAGGCTCTGCACCCCATTATGCTTGAATAGACACTAGGAAAGGATAAATATGTGTATGCTCGGTCAGGGATTTTGATGTTATAGAAGATACAGTCCCTTGTAACTTTGGGATCACCTGGTCGTATCGTGTCGAGATTAATGCACCGCTGACCATGAAGGTGACATGGTGGGTTCACCAAGGTTCTGGCTCCCGGATGGAAAAACGCCTTATGTCCTGCCTACTGACATTAACTAATCAATGGTAGGATTACAATGGTGTAGATCTTATCTAGAGAGGTCTAGCTTATGAGTCAAATGCCTTAGAAGTACAATGTTCTTTGATGGAGGTCTGTCCGTCTCTCATATTAGTAGGTGAATGTCGTACTACCTTCGAGGGATATGATATGATCGAGCAATCCTACCGTTACGGGAATGATCTCCCATTATAGCTGCATTCCTGACTAAGTGCACCCATCATTACCCCCTCTGAGTACCTACTTGGGCGCAATGAGGCGCAAGACACAGAGGTCCCTAGACACTCTTTTGGGTGACCCAATCTGAATGCACCATTGGACATACCCTTATCTCACTACTTATACTTACTCATCGACAAACATCACGCTAGTACATGAAATGAGTTAGCGAGCCTTGGTACTTCTAAGGGGATGAGTAGGGAGAGTTGCATCCAACTATTCTCATTCTAAGATTTTTCCCTATTTCCAAGAACAAAATGTGCACTTTAACCTCGGCGGATCACTCCATTCAGCATGATTCAATGTGTTCCTAGAAACATCCATTTGTGCATGCCTAACGCTAGCCCTCGGAAATGGTATCCTAAGTTGGATGGAGGGTCCCTCACCCCTTGACCAGCGTCGCGTAAGGTGGGCTTGGTTTCAAATTTAGATTTTTGAGTCATTTGAAAATTCAACTTGATCCAACTCACAAGTTTATAAATTACACACATATGAATCATATTGGATGTTCAAAACCAAAATAGAAATTAATAAACTCTAGAAATTAATTTTAGGAATTTATTAAAGGCCTATATGCATGTTTCGTATACAAAAAGTTGTTTCAAAAATTATATTGGGTGGAAACTACTATTCTCGTACCCAAAACAAGTATTTTGATTTACTGGTTTTTTTCTTGGACTTTTGGAATAGATTTGGTAATTATAAAGGTCAtgatcaatgatacgtctccaacgtatctataatttttgattgctccatgctatattatctactatttttggacattattgggcttgattatccacttttatattatttttgggactaacctattaaccagaagcccagcccagaattgctgtttttttgcttgttttagggtttcgaagaaaaggaatatcaaacggagtccaaatggaatgaaacctttggacgtgattttctcatcagataagatctaggagacttggaccctccgtcaagaaagccacgaggcggtcacgaggttggagggcgcccccctagggcgcgcccccctgcctcgtgggcccctcgaagctccaccgacgtacttcttcctcctatatatatccacatacccccaaacaatcaaagacggagccaaaaacctaattccaccaccgcaactttctgtatccacgagatcccatcttggggcctgttctggagctctactggagggggcatcgatcatagagggcttctacatcaccatccaagcctctccgatgaagtgtgagtagtttacttcatacctacgggtccatagctagtagctagatggcttctcctctctttttggatctcaatataatgttctccccctctctcatggagatctattcgatgtaatattctttttgcggtgtgtttgttgagagcgatgaattgtgggtttatgatcaagtatatctatgaataatatttgaatcttctcttaattcttttatgtatgattggttatctttgcaagtctcttcgaattatcagtttggtttggcctactcactactaggaaaaggcctactaatggcgcacctaatttggccattaatggcgcattagtagtgcgccattagtagcacgccattagtatattttactaatggcgcaccacaggtgcgccattagtatttggtatactaatggtgcaccctagatgcgccattagtatatacaacagtgcgccattagtatgcctcccagggggccatgtatacccaggtgctttggcatactaatggcgcacgacagcaggatgcgccattagtaacttcggcatactaatggcgcactctttaatgatgcgccattagtatcctttggcatactaatggcgcactatgatgtgatgcgccattagtatgaatattaggtttttttatttttttattttctgttttttgcacaggttacaaaatgtataattggacaaaatatagacagcacacatcaacaacagattcatcgaatacaatagaagattagtctctgaatacaattcatcattttagtctccgaatacaagtcatcaaattagtctccgaattgaaaagaccgaacaaagatagaacattatattacaagtctcgagaccgcgagtttgtcttcacattacaagtcgatatcgatcatctaaactaccatcacatagaagagagccgcggtcatcacgatgagcatcatcatgatgaaactcgtcttcatccggttcctccaacgctccctcccctctcccgctagatagcgggcgtatctagatttggcctcggccctagtggcgtaccctttgtaactgttaccgctgaatcggtgaacctgtctccgacactcctcccagtcgtcgtagactccgggaaccttacccttgtacacgacataccacggcatcgctatgcagtaggcAAACGAAACATTAgtgccaattcacagacaatacataagcaatatataagtatgcaacagaacaattGGAAGAgaaaagtgtcaggaccccgactcaatgccacatagatctagcatgtaacacttcatatcactttgcggcctcacgcacggtattcccacgggtgtcgccttacctttacccgggaccgtttgcgtcttttggcacacgtatatgacagtgtcgctagcatccatatgataaggagcccgggctgacatggctagtcgtaaacccaaagtggcacaaacttacagggacaggcatccatgacccagcatcgaacgtgtcggtcatcagcgagtgaatccaggctgtagcactgggctagcaggactccggtgaaccgggctgtagcgggctaacaggactccggtattcatcgcgtgacatttccccgaagggacagacacaggaacgaagaaggacacatgccggccagcctaagtgttccggagcagtagcaagctaccatggctcggtggaaacactaggagacatttcctggtaagagaggctactaaagataaacaactagatagtcagatcccacacataccaagcatttcaataacatacacacaatatgctcgatatgtgcaatacaacatggcatcacaaaatgactctacgactcaagtagtttattcaataggctccgaggagcgagacattacaaacatgggtctcatgacccaacactcagagcatacaagtcaaagcacaagcggaagctatcatgtctgagta is drawn from Triticum dicoccoides isolate Atlit2015 ecotype Zavitan chromosome 4A, WEW_v2.0, whole genome shotgun sequence and contains these coding sequences:
- the LOC119283392 gene encoding uncharacterized protein LOC119283392 — encoded protein: MICLEVQKDNHRSTGCVNLDCPGFKLVKGSPISPGDIISPVSGINRKCQTITIRVSKESSSGDWWLYYGINGVPIPVGYFPASLFDSLSTKATQISIGGHARSTRNTIAPPMGSGAFSSNPGQVASIHDIWLIHKDGRSTPIGNDARSKVTDGKLYSASPIGRAQFFYGGLGGKS